Genomic segment of Fundulus heteroclitus isolate FHET01 unplaced genomic scaffold, MU-UCD_Fhet_4.1 scaffold_457, whole genome shotgun sequence:
AACTGCCAGGTCCCAATGCGAGGTGATCCGGGCAGCTGACGGCCCCTTCAGCTTCTGCCACGAGGAGGTGGATCCAGCACCATATTTCAATGACTGCGTCTTTGATGTCTGCGTGTCGGGAAGTAGAGGCGGTGATCTTCTTTGCAGGTCTCTTGAAACGTATGTCAGTGCCTGTCAGTCTGCTAATGTCCAAATCTACCCTTGGAGACAAAACACCGCCTGTAGTGAGTATAGAAGGCTCTGTGctgtaattaattaaacaaGTGTTTTCTCCAAATGTCTTTAGAGATGTAGCGAGAAAGGTtacatttaaagagattttttttaaagatttgttttacAAATCTTGATATTCTTTTTTCCTGACATATAAAGGAATTGACTGTCCAGCCAACAGTCACTATGAGCTCTGTGGAACAGACTGTGGCCACACCTGTGCCAGCAGCATCGATGCTACATGTGACCATGTTTGCTCCGAGGGATGTTTCTGTGATGACGGTTTTTCCAGGAGTGGAACAAGCTGTGTCCCTGTGGAGAGCTGTGGCTGCCAGTATGAAGGCTTCTACCTCAATGTAGGccattttaagttacttttttctGATTCATCAAGGTTTTCAAGTGCAGAAAGTTGGAACTCTTCTGTAAATGCCATATTACACTTATATAATGCATTTATGCcatccacacacacatatatttaGATATACTAAATAAAAAGATACATTGATATTTCTTTCTCACAACCTTCTCATTTTTAGGTCACTTAGTATTACCAAAATGATTTCTGTTTGCTAAATGAGAGAACATTGAGATACATTTTGTCTATCATTATGCTCATGGTTAGAACTGTAGATGTTCTAAAATCCCATGCCTTTAAACAATCTGAAACTCTGATAAGTTAATTAATAACAAAATGCTAGGAGTAGCTTCCCTTCACAGTTCTGGGAAGAGAAAAGAGTGTTTAAAGGTAAATTAGTCCCAGATCATGGTGACActccaaaagagaaaaaagatatgaaagaaaaatgtagaaaaacagaaaatggagaaaagatgTTTAAAGGGGTCATACCTTATATTTTACATATATTACccttctgaaaatgtatttaaataaatgttcagtcatttttaggagaaaaaatattttatatggaGCAAATATAGGTTTTTAAGAGCCCACACAAAAATACCAAATCACTTTCACACGTCTGATTTTCTGGAAGATTTTAACTGAGGCCCAACATAAGCACACAAGATTTAACATTAAAAAGTCCAAATTCCAAGTGATgactcatttaaaataaaactgtactAAGACTGTATACCAGGTTAAAATAGCTTCAATAACTAAAATCTCACTGATCGACCTCTTAAAGTTGATCAAACTAAACTAAGTTTagcttaaaaacacaatttaatcaCCACAAGCACTGGGTGAAAGGGGGAGCATTTTGCTTGGTGCTGAACATTGCTGTTTGCAGGCCTGCGGAAACAATGCAATGACGACCCTAGATCATTTATCTAAACCTAGTGTTAACCTTGCCCaggaaagaaatagaaaaaagatttttttaaaaattacatcACAAGGAGCTACTTTTAGTCATGATTCTTTGTAAATAAGGGCACAGgttgcaaaagttttttttttggaacagaaACTTTGGGCTAATCATCAATCTAGTTCTGCATGATGCAGTTTTCAAACTTTCTTTTTAGCTGCTTTTCTTCTTTACTtgagcttaatttttttttcaatatagtCACACAATTTATTACattgttttttcaccttgcaGGCTGGTGAGTCCTTTTGGACAGACGGATGCTCCCAGCACTGTGAATGTCACGCACCCAATGTCCTGCAATGTAATCCTTCATCATGCTCTCCTGCACAAGAGTGCACCATCAGAGGCGGCCAGCTGGGCTGTTACGACGCAATGTCTACCTGTACCGTATGGGGTGACCCGCATTACATCACCTTCGACGGAGCCCTGGCTCATTTTCAGGGCTCGTGCTCTTACGTCCTAACTGAGAGCTTGAGTCACAGCAACAATGAAACTCAATATAAAGTAGTGGCCACCAACAACCACAGAGGAAACAACCTTGTGTCATTTGTCTCATCAGTTGATATATACCTCTCAAATTCTCCAGAAAGTGTTCATGTCAGGCTTGGGCCTAACAAGAGAGTGAAGGTAAACTTTGTTTTACATAAACAattttagaaatacatttttatatgtgTTTGAGCCCTCTGTCTAATTCTCTGAACTCTCATCATCACAGGTAAATGGAGCTGAGGTTTCTCTTCCCACCACCGCAGGAACCGTAGGTCAGGTGTTGAGGCAGGGAAGTTACATAGTGTTTGATGCAGTTGATGTCATAGTCCAGTTTGATGGCTACAGTACTTTACTGGTCAGGATGGGTCGCCAGTATCAGAACAGAGTCACTGGAATGTGTGGGAACTTCAACGGCGATCCTACTGATGACAAAGTTTTGCCCAACGGTACATTGGCCCAAGATGACAATCACTTTGGTCAGAGCTGGAAATCAGAGACGAGCCAAGCAGGGTGAGCTCAGAGTCCAGTTCTCTGTATTTCCCCTAAAATAACTCAGCAATTACAAATCTTTTTTGCAAAGTTAAGCTCTCTAAAATCTCTTAAATGTTTAACACATTTTCTAGATGCGGAACCACTGATGAAAGAAGTGGCAATGGATTGAGTGACTGCAGCTTTATAGAAGAATACACCGAACTCTGCAGAGTCATCACCAACACCAGCGGCCCGTTCAGTTCCTGTCACCTGCACTCTGACCCGCAGCCATTTTTCACTTCCTGTGTTTATGATCTCTGCCTCTACACACCAGCCAATGGCATGCTGTGTTCTGCTGTCTCTGCCTATGAGAAAACCTGCACTGTTTTGGGCCTAAACATCCCAGACTGGCGTTCTCCTTTGCATTGTGGTATGTTTGTTTAGTTAAGTAGAttcacaaaacaaatcttttgaTTGGTCATTTGCAATGTTCATATTTTCATATTATCTCCACTCTTTCGGATATATTTTACTCAGCTGAGACTGACCCCTGTGAACAGCTGGACTGTGCAGAGTATGAGTGGTGTGGGGAGAAAGATGGTGTGTACGGCTGTTTCCGTGATGAGCACCACCACAGACCCAACAATGAGAGCTACGGTAAGGGGGATAGTTCTAAAACTTTTTTCTACTGTAGAACTGCAGTGATAATTACATTAATTGTTCAGTCACAATCAAACATGATTTGTAAGCTGGTACTTTACTGTTGGTGCACGGCTCGGTGATAGTACGAAGGCCCAAAGTAAGCTTGTCTCAAATGAGCAAAAGCATGAATGACCTTCTTAAGGTCAggacgattaaaaaaaaaaaaaaaagattaatcttGGCTACAGCTTGTCCTGACCAAAGAGTCAATTTgctaatttaaatataaaatacttatCAAATGTTACGCCTACGTGTTCTTCTGATTAAAAGTAAGCACTGACATATGGATTGGTGTTGCCACCATATGATATACATTCAAGTCTtttgtatgtttaaaaacaagaaattctATCCCAACCATTTTTGACAGCAGGAATGCAACTTGAGAATGagagcattactgccacctggCTTCAGAAATATGTAGAAATACGtagaatctatctatctatctatctatctatctatctatctatctatctatctatctatctatctatctatctatctatctatctatctatctgtctgtctgtctgtctgtctgtctgtctgtctgtctgtctagctatctatctatctatctatctatctatctatctatctatctatctatctatctatgcataTAAGTATAAAATTGGAGTTATGTATTTATagtagtcacattaatgttatattcaattattaatttgttcttATAGGTGGAATGACAACGCAGAATGCTGGTAAGCTGAAAGTTGTATCGTTTTAGGTGTACAAGAAGTAACTAGAGTTATGTATTAATagtagtcacattaatgttaaaatattttttgtctttacagGTGGAATGACAAGTCAGAATGCAGGTCAGCTGAAagttatatctatctatctatctatctatctatctatctatctatctatctatctatctatctatctatctatctatctatctatctatctatctatctatctatctatctatctatctatctatctatctatctatgcataGAAGAATAAAATTGGCATTATGAATTAATagtagtcacattaatgttatattcaattattaatttgttcttATAGGTGGAATGACAACAAAGAATACAGGTAAGCTGAAAGTTGTATTGTTTTACGTGTACAACAATAAACTAGAGTTATGGAACAATAGTAGTCACAttgatgttaatatttttttttttataggtggAATGACAAGTCATAATGCAGGTAAGCTGAAAGTTGTATTGTTTTACGTGTACATCAATAAACTAGAGTTATGTATTAATagtagtcacattaatgttaaattatttatttgtttttataggtGGAATGACAAGTCAGAATGCAGGTCAGCTGAaagttctatctatctatctatctatctatctatctatctatctatctatctatctatctatctatctatctatctatctatctatctatctatctatctatgcataGAAGTATAAAATTGGAGTTACGTCTTAATagtagtcacattaatgttatattcaattattaatttgttcttATAGGTGGAATGACAACGCAGAATGCAGGTAAGCTGAAAGTTGTATTGTTTTACGTGTACAAGAATGTACTAAAGTTATGTATTAATagtagtcacattaatgttattttttgttgttgttgtttttataggtGGAATGACAAGTCAGAATGCAGGTCAGCTGAAAGTTCTACCTATCTAGCTCTCTAtttatctctctatctatctgtgCATAGAATAATAAAATTGGCATTATGAATTAATagtagtcacattaatgttatattcatttattaatttgttcttaTAGGTGGAATGACAACGCAGAATGCAGGTAAGCTAAAAGTTGTATTGTTTTACGTGTACAACAACTAACTAGAGTAATTGAATAATAATAGTCAtattaatgttaaattatttatttgtttttacaggtgGAATGACAAGTCAGAATGCAGGTCAGCTGAaagttctatctatctatctatctatctatctatctatctatctatctatctatctatctatctatctatctatctatctatctatgcataGAAGAATAAAATTGGAGTTATGAATTAATagtagtcacattaatgttatcttcatttattaatttgttcttaTAGGTGGAATGACAACGCAGAATGCAGGTAAGCTGAAAGTTGTATTGTTTTATGTGTACAACAATAAACTAGAGTTATGGAATAATagtagtcacattaatgttaaatggttttttttgtttttataggtgGAATGACAAGTCAGAATGCAGGTAAGCTGAAAGTTGTATTGTTTTACGTGTACATCAATAAACTAGAGTTATGTATTAATagtagtcacattaatgttaaattatttatttgtttttacaggtgGAATGACAAGTCAGAATGGAGGTCAGCTGAaagttctatctatctatctatctatctatctatctatctatctatctatctatctatctgtctatctatctatctatctatctatctatctatctatctatctatctatctatctatctatctatctatctatgcataGAAGAATAACATTGGAGTTATGTCTTAATAGTTGTCACATTAATgttatattcaattattaatttgttcttATAGGTGGAATGACAACGCAGAATGCAGGTTAGCTGaaaattgtattgttttacGTGTACAAGAAGGAACTAGAGTTATGTATTAATagtagtcacattaatgttaatttttttgttgttgtttttataggtGGAATGACAAGTCAGAATAAAGGTCAGCTGAAAGTTCTACCTATCTAGCTCTCTAtttatctctctatctatctatgcataGAAGAATAAAATTGGCATTATGAATTAATagtagtcacattaatgttatattcaattattaatttgttcttATAGGCGAAATGACAACGCAGAATACAGGTAAGCTGAACGTTGTATTGTTTTACGTATACAACAATAAACTAGAGTTATGGAATAATagtagtcacattaatgttaaatttttttttttttttttataggtggAATGACAAGTCATAATGCAGGTAAGCTGAAAGTTGTATTGTTTTACGTGTACATCAATAAACTAGAGTTATATATTAATagtagtcacattaatgttaaattatttatttgtttttacaggtgGAATGACAAGTCAGAATGGAGGTCAGCTGAaagttctatctatctatctatctatctatctatctatctatctatctatctatctatctatctatctatctatctatctatctatctatctatctatctatctatctgtgcaTAGAAGAATAAAATTGGCATTATGAATTAATAGTAGTCACATTTATgttatattcaattattaatttcTTCTTATAGGTGGAATGACAACGCATAATACAGGTAAGCTGAACGTTGTATTGTTTTACATGTACAACAATAAACTAGAGTTATGGATTAATagtagtcacattaatgttaaattgtttttttttgtttttataggtgGAATGACAAGTCATAATGCAGGTTAGCTGAaagttctatctatctatctatctatctatctatctatctatctatctatctatctatctatctatctatctgtgcaTAGAAGAATAAAATTGGCATTATTAATTAATAGTGGTCACATTAATgttatattcaattattaatttgttcttATAGGTGGAATGACAACACAGAATGCAGGTAAGCTGAAAGTTGTATCGTTTTACGTGTACAAGAAGGAACTAGAGTTATGTATTAATAGTAGTCACaataatgttaaattatttatttgcttttacagATGGAATGACAATTCAGAATACAGGTAAGCTGAAAgttctctctatctatctatctatctatctatctatctatctatctatctatctatctatctatctatctatctatctgtgcaTAGAAGTATAAAATTGGAGTTATGTCTTAATagtagtcacattaatgttatattcaattattaatttgttcttCAAGGTGGAATGACAACGCAGAATTCAGGTAAGCTGAACGTTGTATTGTTTTACATGTACAACGATAAACTAGAGTTATGGAATATTagtagtcacattaatgttaaattcttttttttgtttttataggtgGAATGACAAGTCATAATGCAGGTTAGCTGAAAGTTCTACCTATCTAGCTCTCTAtttatctctctatctatctgtgCATAGAAGAATAAAATTGGCATTATGAATTAATagtagtcacattaatgttatattcaattattaatttgttcttATAGGTGGAATGACAACGCAGAATACAGGTAAGCTGAACGTTGTATTGTTTTACATGTACAACGATAAACTAGAGTTATGGAATATTagtagtcacattaatgttaaattcttttttttgtttttataggtgGAATGACAAGTCATAATGCAGGTTAGCTGAaagttctatctatctatctatctatctatctatctatctatctatctatctatctatctatctatctatctatctgtgcaTAGAAGAATGAAATTGGTATTATGAATTAATagtagtcacattaatgttatattcaattattaatttgttcttATAGGTGGAATGACAACACAGAATACAGGTAAGCTGAACGTTGTATTGTTTTACGTGTACAACAATAAACTAGAGTTATGGAATAATagtagtcacattaatgttaaattgttttttgttttgtttttataggtgGAATGACAAGTCATAATGCAGGTTAGCTGAaagttctatctatctatctatctatctatctatctatctatctatgcataGAAGAATAAAATTGGCATTATGAATTAATagtagtcacattaatgttatattcaattattaatttgttcttATAGGTGGAATGACAACGCGGAATGCAGGTAAGCTGAAAGTTGTATCGTTTTACGTGTACAAGAAGGAACTAGAGTTATGTATTAATagtagtcacattaatgttaaattatttatttgtttttacaggtgGAATGACAAGTCAGAATGCAGGTCAGCTGAAAgttctctctatctatctatctatctatctatctatctatctatatatatatatatataaaattgggATTATGAATTAATagtagtcacattaatgttttattcaattattaatttgttcttATAGGTGGAATGACAACGCAGAATGCAGGTAAGCTGAAAGTTGTATCGTTTTACGTGTACAACAATAAACTAGAGTTATGGAATAATagtagtcacattaatgttaaattgttttttgttttgtttttataggtgGAATGACAAGTCATAATGCAGGTTAGCTGAAAGTTCTACCTATCTAGCTCTCTAtttatctctctatctatctatctgtgcaTAGAAGAATAAAATTGGCATTATGAATTAATagtagtcacattaatgttatattcaattattaaCTTGTTCTTATAGGTGGAATGACAACGCATAATACAGGTTAGCtgaaagttctctttatctatctatctatctatctatctatctatctatctatctatctatctatctatctatctatctatctatctatctatgcataGAAGTATAAGATTGGAGTTATGTTTTAATagtagtcacattaatgttatattcaattattaatttgttcttATAGGTGGAATGACAACGCAGAATGCAGGTAAGCTGAAAGTTGTATTGTTTTACGTGTACAAGAAGGAACTAGAGTTATGTATTAATagtagtcacattaatgttaatttttttgttgttgtttttataggtGGAATGACAACGCATAATACAGGTTAGCtgaaagttctctttatctatctatctatctatctatctatctatctatctatctatctatctatctatctatctatctatctatctatctatctatctaactatctatctatctatctatgcataGAAGAATAAAATTGGAGTTATCTTTTAATAGTAGTCAAATTAATgttatattcaattattaatttgttcttATAGGTGGAATGACAACGCAGAATGCAGGTAAGTTGAAAGTTGTATTGTTTTACGTGTACAAGAAGGAACTAGAGTTATGTATTAATagtagtcacattaatgttaatttttttgttttgtttttataggtgGAATGACAAGTCAGAATGCAGGTCAGCTGAAAGTTCTACCTATCTAGCTCTCTAtttatctctctatctatctgtgCATAGAAGAATAAAATTGGCATTATGAATTAATagtagtcacattaatgttatattcaattattaatttgttcttATAGGTGGAATGACAACACAGAATGCAGGTAAGCTGAAAGTTGTATCGTTTTACGTGTACAAGAAGGAACTAGAGTTATGTATTAATAGTAGTCACaataatgttaaattatttatttgcttttacagATGGAATGACAATTCAGAATACAGGTAAGCTGAAAgttctctctatctatctatctatctatctatctatctatctatctatctatctgtgcaTAGAAGTATAAAATTGGAGTTATGTCTTAATagtagtcacattaatgttatattcaattattaatttgttcttCAAGGTGGAATGACAACGCAGAATTCAGGTAAGCTGAACGTTGTATTGTTTTACATGTACAACGATAAACTAGAGTTATGGAATATTagtagtcacattaatgttaaattcttttttttgtttttataggtgGAATGACAAGTCATAATGCAGGTTAGCTGAAAGTTCTACCTATCTAGCTCTCTAtttatctctctatctatctgtgCATAGAAGAATAAAATTGGCATTATGAATTAATagtagtcacattaatgttatattcaattattaaCTTGTTCTTATAGGTGGAATGACAACGCATAATACAGGTTAGCtgaaagttctctttatctatctatctatctatctatctatctatctatctatctatctatctatctatctatctatctatctatctatctatctatctatctatctatctatctatctatctatctatctatctatgcataGAAGTATAAGATTGGAGTTATGTTTTAATagtagtcacattaatgttatattcaattattaatttgttcttATAGGTGGAATGACAACGCAGAATGCAGGTAAGCTGAAAGTTGTATTGTTTTACGTGTACAAGAAGGAACTAGAGTTATGTATTAATagtagtcacattaatgttaatttttttgttgttgtttttataggtGGAATGACAACGCATAATACAGGTTAGCtgaaagttctctttatctatctatctatctatctatctatctatctatctatctatctatctatctatgcataGAAGAATAAAATTGGAGTTATCTTTTAATAGTAGTCAAATTAATgttatattcaattattaatttgttcttATAGGTGGAATGACAACGCAGAATGCAGGTAAGTTGAAAGTTGTATTGTTTTACGTGTACAAGAAGGAACTAGAGTTATGTATTAATagtagtcacattaatgttaatttttttgttttgtttttataggtgGAATGACAAGTCAGAATGCAGGTCAGCTGAAAGTTCTACCTATCTAGCTCTCTGtttatctctctatctatctgtgCATAGAAGAATAAAATTGGCATTATGAATTAATagtagtcacattaatgttatattcaattattaatttgttcttATAGGTGGAATGACAACGCAGAATACAGGTAAGTTGAAAGTTGTATTGTTTTACGTGTACAAGAAGGAACTAGAGTTATGTATTAATagtagtcacattaatgttaatttttttgttttgtttttataggtgGAATGACAAGTCAGAATGCAGGTCAGCTGAAAGTTCTACCTATCTAGCTCTCTAtttatctctctatctatctatgcataGAAGTATAAAATTGGAGTTatgtctctctctatctatctaattATTGGATAGCCATCtatcaaataatttaaaaactctattttttatattgacatcagttttttaaatgttatatttaatcaaatctttgtgtttatagagccgccaacaactacaactacaggtaagcttaaagtgaaatctatctatccaataattaaaaagaattatattatttttactaaattgacattagttttattatttttatatttaatgaaatgtttgtgtttatagagccaccaacaactacaactacaggtAAGCTGAAAGTGAACTCTATCTATCcaacaattaaaaagaaaaatagcttttttactgaactgaaattagtttttttcattttatatttaatgacaTCTTTGTGTTCATAGAGccgccaacaactacaacaacaacCACAGGTAAGCTTAATGTGAAGTCTATCTATccaataatttaacaaaaccaaaccatatttttgtatattgacatcaattttattaaatttatatttaatgaaatctttgtgtttatagagccaccaacaactacaactacaggtaagcttaaaGTGAACTCTATCTATCcaacaattaaaaagaaaaatagctttttcactgaactgaaattagttttattcattttatatttaatgacatctttgtgtttatagagccgccaacaactacaacaacaacCACAGGTAAGCTTAATGTGAAGTCTATCTATccaataatttaacaaaaacaaaccatatttttttatattgacatcaattttattaaatttatatttaatgaaatctttgtgtttatagagccaccaacaactacaactacaggtaagcttaaaGTGAACTCTATCTATCcaacaattaaaaagaaaaatagctttttcactgaactgaaattagttttattcattttatatttaatgacatctttgtgtttatagagccgccaacaactacaacaacaacCACAGGTAAGCTTAATGTGAAGTCTATCTATccaataaattaacaaaaacaaaccatattttttatattgacatcaattttattaaatttatatttaatgaaatctttgtgtttatagagccaccaacaactacaggtaagcttaatctgaaatctatctatccaaggattaaaaagaaaaatagcttttttactTAATTGACATtagtatttttcattttatatttaattaaatctttgtgtttatagagccgccaacaactacaactacaggtaagcttaaagtgaaatctatctatccaataattaaaaagaaaaatagcttttttactGAACTGAAATTAGtcttattcattttatatttaacaaaatctttgtgtttatagagctgccaacaactacaacaactacaggtaagcttaatgtgaaatctatctatccaataattaaaaagaaaaatagcttttttactGAACTGAAATTAGtcttattcattttatatttaacaaaatctttgtgtttatagagccgccaacaactacaactacaggtaagcttaaagtgaaatctatctatccaataatttaacaaaaacaaaccatattttttatattgacatcagttttattaaatttatatttaataaaatctttgtgtttatagagccgccaacaactacaacaacaactacaggtaagcttaatctgaaatctatctatccaagaattaaaaagaaaaatagcttttttactTAATTGACATTagtattattcattttatatttaattaaatctttgtgtttatagagccgccaacaactacaactacaggtaagcttaaagtgaaatctatctatccaataattcaaaaacaaaccatattttttatattgacatcagttttattcattttatatttaatcaaacctttgtgtttatagagccgccaataactacaactacaggtaagcttaaagtgaaatctatatatccaataattaaaaagaaatatatttgttttactaaattgacattagttttattaattttatatttaatgaaatgtttgtgtttatagagctaccaacaactacaactacaggtaagcttaaaGTGAAATTTAACTATccaataatttaaaagaaaaatagcttttttactgaactgaaattaattttattcatttatatttaatgaaatgtttgtgtttatagagccaCCAACAACTAAaactacaggtaagcttaaagtgaaatctatatatccaataattaaaaaaaatatattttttatattgacatcagttttattcattttatatttaatgaaatctttgtgtttatagaaccgccaacaactacaacaacaactacaggtaagcttatagtgaaatctatctatccaataatttaaaaacaaaccatattttttatattgacatcagttttatttattttatatttaatgaaatctttgtgtttatagagccaccaacaactacaactacaa
This window contains:
- the LOC105924282 gene encoding alpha-tectorin-like, giving the protein MGRQYQNRVTGMCGNFNGDPTDDKVLPNGTLAQDDNHFGQSWKSETSQAGCGTTDERSGNGLSDCSFIEEYTELCRVITNTSGPFSSCHLHSDPQPFFTSCVYDLCLYTPANGMLCSAVSAYEKTCTVLGLNIPDWRSPLHCAETDPCEQLDCAEYEWCGEKDGVYGCFRDEHHHRPNNESYGGMTTQNAGGMTSQNAGGMTTKNTGGMTSHNAGGMTSQNAGGMTTQNAGGMTSQNAGGMTTQNAGGMTSQNAGGMTTQNAGGMTSQNAGGMTTQNAGGMTSHNAGGMTTHNTGGMTSHNAGGMTTQNADGMTIQNTGGMTTQNSGGMTSHNAGGMTTQNTGGMTSQNAGGMTTQNAGGMTTHNTGGMTTQNAGGMTTHNTGGMTTQNAGGMTSQNAGGMTTQNAGGMTSQNAGGMTTQNTGGMTSQNAGQLKVLPIYTEPPITTTTEPPTTPAPDPCEQLHCTAYERCGEKDGVYGCFCDEDHHRPNNESYDSNITCSSSSGIMSISRCQLFEAGFHPSALHLRDESCNGTIQDGRLVFHFDNDNHLCGTTLRSNGTHFMYENSIQGDVDTHGGLISRQRNLHLSFCCVYPLEQALSMSVGINPLESILRKKLSVGIGSYRMRMIPYLDEGFLFPLSTNRNIEMEVDEMFYVEVRTEGVDQHQLSTVLDSCWATPVNQANYPVRWDLIISQCPNPADGTVEVIQNGVSTAARFSFRMFTFTNHTEIYLHCNVHLCLLTNNNCTVDCYPGHLTRVRRDVSYHDSGSLSLGPLVLGAKQTTGAPIYRNGASGHLTSIVTLIVSLLMAI